From the Apis cerana isolate GH-2021 linkage group LG3, AcerK_1.0, whole genome shotgun sequence genome, one window contains:
- the LOC107992521 gene encoding low density lipoprotein receptor adapter protein 1 isoform X2, producing the protein MPFFKKLRRFSRHKKLCEEWALANSRECVEGGSSASTTHDEPEDVSEARFTLKYLGSTLVETPSSEEATAEAIKTVITMAKASGKKLQRVSLAVSLKGIRMTDLATEEDQLQVSIYRISYCSADAAHDHVFAFIATNLNETMECHAFLCPKRKMAQTVTLTVAQAFNTAYEAWQLSQSDPRIHHTQDKSPSLTDDMNENNEKKKSEGDAKTVDKVNEQNKDNGQQRNTNDAPKNLLIDLSNESKAAGNSWVCFEDEDGKKVQKKSNTTSIPMTTLRHTTTSASHHVVPRSTTGFKIQNAWGESRSVDLMCS; encoded by the exons AACTATGCGAGGAATGGGCTCTGGCGAATAGCCGCGAGTGCGTGGAGGGCGGAAGTTCAGCGAGCACGACGCACGATGAACCTGAGGACGTATCGGAGGCCAGGTTCACCCTCAAATATTTGGGCAGCACCCTCGTCGAGACACCCTCGAGCGAAGAGGCCACTGCAGAAGCCATCAAGACTGTCATTACGATG GCGAAAGCAAGCGGCAAAAAGCTGCAGCGAGTTTCTCTAGCCGTGAGTTTAAAGGGTATTAGAATGACGGATCTTGCCACGGAAGAAGATCAGCTCCAGGTATCTATATACAG AATTTCATATTGTTCGGCGGATGCAGCTCATGATCACGTGTTCGCGTTTATCGCaacaaatttgaatgaaactaTGGAGTGTCACGCGTTTCTCTGCCCCAAAAGAAAAATGGCGCAAACGGTGACGTTAACGGTCGCTCAAGCCTTTAACACGGCTTACGAAGCTTGGCAACTGTCCCAATCCGATCCTAGAATTCATCACACTCAGGATAAAAGTCCCTCGTTAACTGATGATATGAACG aaaataatgagaagaaaaagagcgaAGGAGATGCGAAGACTGTGGATAAAGTTAACGAACAGAATAAAGACAATGGCCAACAACGTAACACGAATGACGCaccaaaaaatcttttaatcgatttatcgaatgAGAGTAAAGCAGCTGGAAATTCATGG gtTTGCTTCGAAGACGAAGATGGTAAGAAGGTACAAAAGAAGAGTAACACTACTAGTATCCCCATGACGACTTTAAGACATACCACGACATCTGCATCACATCACGTTGTACCGAGGTCAACGACAGGTTTCAAAATACAAAACGCTTGGGGTGAATCAAGATCCGTAGATTTGATGTGCTCGTAG
- the LOC107992521 gene encoding low density lipoprotein receptor adapter protein 1 isoform X1, producing the protein MSFFRGLWKSSSKHKKLCEEWALANSRECVEGGSSASTTHDEPEDVSEARFTLKYLGSTLVETPSSEEATAEAIKTVITMAKASGKKLQRVSLAVSLKGIRMTDLATEEDQLQVSIYRISYCSADAAHDHVFAFIATNLNETMECHAFLCPKRKMAQTVTLTVAQAFNTAYEAWQLSQSDPRIHHTQDKSPSLTDDMNENNEKKKSEGDAKTVDKVNEQNKDNGQQRNTNDAPKNLLIDLSNESKAAGNSWVCFEDEDGKKVQKKSNTTSIPMTTLRHTTTSASHHVVPRSTTGFKIQNAWGESRSVDLMCS; encoded by the exons AACTATGCGAGGAATGGGCTCTGGCGAATAGCCGCGAGTGCGTGGAGGGCGGAAGTTCAGCGAGCACGACGCACGATGAACCTGAGGACGTATCGGAGGCCAGGTTCACCCTCAAATATTTGGGCAGCACCCTCGTCGAGACACCCTCGAGCGAAGAGGCCACTGCAGAAGCCATCAAGACTGTCATTACGATG GCGAAAGCAAGCGGCAAAAAGCTGCAGCGAGTTTCTCTAGCCGTGAGTTTAAAGGGTATTAGAATGACGGATCTTGCCACGGAAGAAGATCAGCTCCAGGTATCTATATACAG AATTTCATATTGTTCGGCGGATGCAGCTCATGATCACGTGTTCGCGTTTATCGCaacaaatttgaatgaaactaTGGAGTGTCACGCGTTTCTCTGCCCCAAAAGAAAAATGGCGCAAACGGTGACGTTAACGGTCGCTCAAGCCTTTAACACGGCTTACGAAGCTTGGCAACTGTCCCAATCCGATCCTAGAATTCATCACACTCAGGATAAAAGTCCCTCGTTAACTGATGATATGAACG aaaataatgagaagaaaaagagcgaAGGAGATGCGAAGACTGTGGATAAAGTTAACGAACAGAATAAAGACAATGGCCAACAACGTAACACGAATGACGCaccaaaaaatcttttaatcgatttatcgaatgAGAGTAAAGCAGCTGGAAATTCATGG gtTTGCTTCGAAGACGAAGATGGTAAGAAGGTACAAAAGAAGAGTAACACTACTAGTATCCCCATGACGACTTTAAGACATACCACGACATCTGCATCACATCACGTTGTACCGAGGTCAACGACAGGTTTCAAAATACAAAACGCTTGGGGTGAATCAAGATCCGTAGATTTGATGTGCTCGTAG